The Corynebacterium sp. SCR221107 genome includes the window AGTGCGCAACGTTGGTAGACAGTGTGGTCTTGCCGACACCGCCCTTGTTATTAAAGAAGCTGATGGTATGAACGCGATGAGTCATGGAGGGTTCTTTTTCTTCTGTTCAGGAATCGTTGAAGGACAAGTCGAGGACTGACCTAAAACTCGTCGAGGGAAACTTGTAACAACATACTGTCGAAAGCATCCATCGCGCACGAGGCGGGTGGGGACCGGGTGGGGGAGAACAGGAGAAGAAGAAAGTGAAGACGAAAAGGAATAGCGACAAGGAAGAATCCTAGGCTCCTAGGTCGCCGACTGCTTGAGGACATGCCCCATGGCAACCGCCTCGACTCCGCGAATATCGAAGCCGGACAAGCTGTCGTAGAAGGCAGGCAAGTCGCTTGCATCGCTTAAGACTACGTTGGCATAGATCTGGGTGCTGCCGCTGGTAGCCGCGACAAACTTCGTCGCGTTAAGCGCACGCAGATGCTCGCCCAGTGCCACGACATGCCCCGGGGACACGCATAACCAGAGGCTGAAATCCCCGGTGCTTCCTAGTGCGGTGGGGGCGTAGACCGCCTCGTAGTACACAATGCCGGATCGAAGAAGCCGATTGCGATGCCGGGAGATGGTGGCTGCATCCACGCCGAGCCGCCGTGCGGCATCCACCGCGCTGATGCGTCCATCGTGAGCCAGGAGGGCGATGAGCCCCTCGTCGATGGCATCCAGAAACTCCGCGCCCTCGGTGGCACTTCCCGGCTGGCCCCACACCGACACCAACTGAGATACCTGGACGTCGCGCGCCGGGATTTGGGAATAGAGAAGGCCTAACACCTCGTGGTATTCCTCTGCGGCGGCCACCAGGCCGCAGTAGATCTCGGCGCGGTCGCGGGAAAGACGCACCCAGCGCGCGGAAGGTAGCTCAGCAAGCCTCACCCCGAGCGGGCCGAGCCTGGCCGGTGCGCCGACGGCGCGGGCGATGAAGGCGGTGCGGCCGCCGAAGCCGGGCTGGGTGCGCCCGACCACCCTCACGATTCCCGCCTGCGTGAGGGTTGCGTACCGTCGGGCGATGGTGCGTGGGCTTTGCCCGGTCATCGCCGCCCACTGGGCAAAGGTGGCGCCCGGATCCTTGACGATGGCATCGATGAGCGCGCGGTCGGCCGCCTCCAAGGGTCGTGCCTGATGCGAGCGAGGATTCCTGGGATTCATGCTTCTATCCTCCCAAAAGGCGCTGCAATTTTGCCGGTTTCATGCAACTTGGTATCTTTCCGTGCACTCGCCTGCCTAAGGTGGCTGTCATTCACGCCACCCGCGCAGTGCACGAGAGCACAGATGAGTGCGGGGAAAAAGGACCATGGATGAGGAGAAACCAGCTTATGAGCACCGGTGAAACCACACGACAACACGCTCCTATCGACCCACCGGCCACGGCCGAAACGACCGGGCCGAGCGCCAACCCGCACGACACCTTGATGATCGCCACCGCGGCGTTTTCCTTCCTAGTGGTCACACTCTTGCAGTCCCTGGTGGTCCCGGCGATTCCGCTTTTCCCGCTGATTCTTGCCACCAGCCCGACCGCGGTGTCCTAGCTTGTCACCACCACGCCGGTCTTTGGTCGCCTCGGTGACCTTCTGCCGCGGCGTCGGATGATGATGGCGGGCGACAATGGGACTCGTCTTTGTAAGCTCGGTCATCGCGCCGCTGGGCGGGATTACCACCGTTATCGTAAGCCGCGG containing:
- a CDS encoding winged helix-turn-helix domain-containing protein; this encodes MNPRNPRSHQARPLEAADRALIDAIVKDPGATFAQWAAMTGQSPRTIARRYATLTQAGIVRVVGRTQPGFGGRTAFIARAVGAPARLGPLGVRLAELPSARWVRLSRDRAEIYCGLVAAAEEYHEVLGLLYSQIPARDVQVSQLVSVWGQPGSATEGAEFLDAIDEGLIALLAHDGRISAVDAARRLGVDAATISRHRNRLLRSGIVYYEAVYAPTALGSTGDFSLWLCVSPGHVVALGEHLRALNATKFVAATSGSTQIYANVVLSDASDLPAFYDSLSGFDIRGVEAVAMGHVLKQSAT